In Mycolicibacterium aubagnense, the DNA window CGATCAGCATGCGCGACTCAGACATGATCCCCGCTCTCGGAGGTGTTTCTGGTGGACGAAAGGCGCATCCCCACAGCGGCGACGCGTTGCAGAACGGCGGTCGGCACGATGCGGGCAGCCAGCACCATGGCCCGCTGCCCGGCCGTCAAGTGGATCGCGCCCGGCCGCAGTCTGCCCTGACGCGGCAAGCCCATCGCGATCCGCACCATCTGATGCAGGCCCGCCGTCGGCAGCACCTTGTTCGATAGCAACAGCATTCGCGCGTCGAGGCCGACCGGGTGCTTGGTGAACGGTCCGCCGTCCTCCAGCGCCGCGGCCAGGCCACGGGCAAACCGTTCGGGTGACTGCGCCAACCGCATCGCCGCGCGGCCCCGCTTGTCGATGTTGCGGTGGTGCGGGGCATATGGGCCGTCGAAATCTCGGAGGTCCGTGGTCCCGGCGTCGGTGATGATGTCGGTGTCGAACGTGCCGGTGACCAGAACGGTGACGCCCAGTCCGAACGGGGCGACCTCACCGGCCAGGGACTCCGCCCAGCGTTCGAGGGCACCTTTCGCGGCGGAATACGCTGCGATGGCGGGCATTCCGCGGACCCCACCCTGGCTGGAGATCACCACGATCCGGCCCTGACCGGCTGCCCGCATCGCCGGCAGCAGCGCCTTCGTGAGCAGTACCGGACCCGTCACGTGGGTGGCGAGCATCTGGTCCCACAACTCGATGGGCGTCTCCTCCACCATCCCGGCCGCCGAGATTCCCGCGTTGTGCACCAACGCATGCGGGGCGCCCACGGCATCCTCGATGAGTTCGGCCGCCGCGGCGATCGACGCCCGGTCCTGTAGATCGAGGGGCACGCCGATCAGGCGCGGGTCGTCGTCGAGTGCACCGGTGGCCTCGCGCAGCCGTGGCATTCCCGCGTCCGGGGTCCGCATCGCGGCGACCACCCGCCAGCCATCCCGATAGAGGCGCACCGCGGAGGCGAAGCCCAGCCCCCGGGATGCGCCGGTGATGACGACCGTGCGTGACTCAGCCATGCTGTCCTTGCGCCGCGCAGCGGTTGCTCGTGGCACCCAGCTGAACGTCCGGACGACCGGCGGGCTGGCCTGTCA includes these proteins:
- a CDS encoding SDR family oxidoreductase, which encodes MAESRTVVITGASRGLGFASAVRLYRDGWRVVAAMRTPDAGMPRLREATGALDDDPRLIGVPLDLQDRASIAAAAELIEDAVGAPHALVHNAGISAAGMVEETPIELWDQMLATHVTGPVLLTKALLPAMRAAGQGRIVVISSQGGVRGMPAIAAYSAAKGALERWAESLAGEVAPFGLGVTVLVTGTFDTDIITDAGTTDLRDFDGPYAPHHRNIDKRGRAAMRLAQSPERFARGLAAALEDGGPFTKHPVGLDARMLLLSNKVLPTAGLHQMVRIAMGLPRQGRLRPGAIHLTAGQRAMVLAARIVPTAVLQRVAAVGMRLSSTRNTSESGDHV